In Streptobacillus canis, one DNA window encodes the following:
- a CDS encoding META domain-containing protein — protein MKKIILGILSITTIFACSSLKNFDVEDKDYVLESIEYTRDTKINTIGKGMTIEFESKKISGKSLVNNFFGGYRIDKNKLVVDGLGVTRMAGSPEEMKLESEYLNALSSNKNIVKEGERLILEAQNGMKLVYIKEVDEDKLENKTFKLINPEFKEADITINFQDESIAGKSGVNNYFTTYEIEDNVLLLQTIGSTLMAGDPKLMDLEFKYLGLLNNAIGIKYENKILTLYTKDNQTLVFEEVK, from the coding sequence ATGAAAAAAATTATATTAGGAATATTATCAATAACTACAATTTTTGCATGCAGTAGTCTTAAAAATTTTGATGTTGAAGATAAGGATTATGTACTTGAATCAATAGAATATACAAGAGATACTAAAATAAATACTATAGGAAAAGGAATGACTATTGAATTTGAATCAAAAAAAATATCAGGTAAAAGTTTAGTGAATAATTTCTTTGGTGGATATAGAATAGATAAAAATAAATTAGTAGTCGATGGTTTAGGAGTAACTAGAATGGCAGGAAGTCCTGAAGAAATGAAATTGGAATCAGAATATTTAAATGCTTTAAGTAGTAATAAAAATATTGTTAAAGAAGGTGAAAGATTAATACTTGAGGCTCAAAATGGTATGAAACTTGTATATATAAAAGAAGTTGATGAAGATAAACTTGAAAATAAAACATTTAAATTAATTAATCCTGAATTTAAAGAGGCCGATATAACAATTAACTTCCAAGATGAGAGTATTGCAGGGAAAAGTGGTGTAAATAATTACTTTACAACTTATGAAATTGAAGATAATGTATTATTATTACAAACTATAGGCTCAACATTAATGGCAGGTGATCCTAAATTAATGGATCTTGAATTCAAATATTTAGGACTATTAAATAACGCTATTGGTATTAAATATGAGAATAAAATACTAACTCTTTATACTAAAGATAATCAAACATTAGTTTTTGAAGAAGTAAAATAA